The proteins below come from a single Lasioglossum baleicum chromosome 20, iyLasBale1, whole genome shotgun sequence genomic window:
- the Mmd gene encoding disintegrin and metalloproteinase domain-containing protein mind-meld isoform X12, which yields MFWLHCGLFVLVIAVPGFINTADSTSKREADYTIDDSFWNEETPVGEVERLLREYRQNQELVHNIGAHFYQIIYPVQLRHHEKMGISTREVNMPKFPQRGYAEGGYQNYRGRTRSTGRHYHRTSLLIKAFNHKFRLDLEINAQLLAPNLLQKDFLVGGAEQSSKQEVEHCYYHGTIRDYPGATAAFHTCNGLSGVIHLGNETFVVHPFYGGDLSQKHPHVIFEARSKANKGCANSGNIEWRVKNRRQKHVLGLSENVSDRYKRDVREQTKYIETAIIIDKAMFEKRNGSTRAEVVHDAIQVVNIADLYFRTLNTRVSVTYIETWQGVNKANISEGMDINQALSNLNAYKMRNIVQVEHDTTQLLTGETFMGGESGVAVPSSICKSRALGISVDVNSYEPHLLAGTMAHMIGHNIGMIHDDERKNCVCQDWHGCIMAQSIVGLDNVQPYKFSDCSKNDYTETLRSGEAICLLNKPNEQLVGKRTCGNRKLDEGEQCDCGSIDECKELDPCCDPITCNLTREAECAAGPCCSKCKLLAPGVVCRESTNECDLPEVCTGKTGQCPVDVYRRNGSPCADNTGVCFNGFCPALDVQCEQIWGYGGIAADKHCFEHYNSKGSLSGHCGTDSSGHYIKCEPENVRCGSLQCQHGSKQPIIPGFDHSHIVMSIRGEEYQCKSYRSTTGKVDGSDVPGMGLVRDGTSCGNNSVCVNQNCTNIFPLTNKERCPSNHNNNECSGNGYCTNINTCYCHEGWGGSDCSIQEEIPTPIPGNGSVGKNSTSIKMGPKETPYENYHGSNTVYLVLVLMSVVGGVFVVFTLMALCYRSVVVHKNYSLCLRRKSTVQKYEHPYVKKPPAKNYTSVSKNHHPEHEVLDSVNTNILNFHSMPKYNSRTDNQRVLFLPPNNVATTDGPRLKEHKMRKTVINEDDGSTGGEDAVSFIDLQSGANHSHGASQKGILKKPTVCGGTVVNLERTLDRLNGYHENIMEALRNAKTRHELVGTSSTGGNLVNDEVSHKPLEQCVYPDPCHKDMDGHDIDNQDEDDDGEGEGTCGILRIRNIEDLIKQLERHSSRHISHLSPCGSEEMRISESEADRHYRIDSSVCSESSQGSRRCSRARDDTYGRCRQPSSRSPYGTHQHTQHSHQMQVEEGIYETADPDRGSNARGETPDSESLERVAVLSRERAHTWYRSLVR from the exons ACAGGGAGACACTATCATCGGACGTCCCTCTTGATCAAGGCCTTTAATCACAAATTTCGCCTAGACTTAGAAATAAATGC GCAACTTTTAGCACCGAATCTTCTGCAAAAAGACTTTTTAGTCGGCGGCGCGGAACAAAGTTCTAAACAG GAGGTAGAGCACTGCTACTATCACGGCACCATCAGGGATTATCCGGGGGCCACCGCTGCCTTTCACACGTGTAACGGTCTCAGCGGCGTCATTCATTTAGGCAACGAGACCTTCGTCGTTCATCCATTCTACGGCGGCGATCTGTCG CAGAAACATCCTCATGTTATATTTGAGGCTCGATCAAAGGCTAACAAAGGCTGCGCTAACTCGGGGAATATTGAGTGGCGTGTAAAGAACCGTCGGCAGAAGCATGTTCTGGGCCTATCGGAGAACGTTTCCGATCGATACAAGAGAGACGTCCGTGAGCAAACCAAATACATCGAAACTGCCATCATTATCGATAAGGCTATG TTCGAGAAGAGGAACGGTAGCACTAGAGCGGAGGTTGTCCACGATGCCATCCAAGTCGTCAATATCGCTGATTTG TATTTCCGTACATTGAACACTAGAGTCTCCGTGACATACATCGAAACCTGGCAGGGCGTGAACAAGGCGAATATCAGTGAAGGCATGGACATCAATCAAGCTTTGAGCAACTTGAATGCTTACAAGATGCGAAATATAGTCCAAGTCGAACACGACACCACCCAGTTGCTCAC AGGCGAAACATTTATGGGCGGCGAATCGGGGGTGGCGGTGCCGTCGTCCATCTGTAAATCAAGAGCCCTAGGAATTAGCGTTGATGTGAATTCGTACGAGCCCCATTTACTAGCGGGCACCATGGCCCACATGATCGGCCATAACATTGGCATGATCCACGACGATGAAA GGAAAAACTGCGTGTGTCAGGACTGGCACGGGTGTATTATGGCTCAATCAATCGTCGGCTTGGACAACGTGCAACCGTACAAGTTTTCCGACTGCAGTAAAAACGACTACACGGAGACGTTGCGTAGCGGCGAGGCTATTTGTCTTCTGAATAAACCGAACGAG CAGTTGGTGGGAAAGAGAACCTGCGGAAATAGGAAACTAGACGAAGGGGAACAATGCGATTGCGGATCGATCGACGAGTGCAAAGAGCTCGATCCATGCTGCGACCCGATCACCTGCAACCTCACCAGGGAGGCGGAGTGCGCGGCAGGACCATGCTGTAGCAAGTGCAAG TTGTTGGCCCCCGGAGTGGTCTGCCGGGAGTCAACGAACGAGTGCGACCTGCCGGAAGTCTGCACGGGAAAGACCGGCCAGTGTCCGGTTGACGTTTACAGAAGAAACGGCAGTCCGTGCGCGGATAACACCGGAGTCTGTTTCAACGGGTTCTGTCCAGCCCTGGATGTGCAGTGCGAGCAGATCTGGGGCTACGGAGGTATCGCAGCGGACAAACACTGCTTCGAGCACTACAACTCGAAGGGCTCCTTGAGCGGACACTGTGGCACCGACTCGTCCGGCCACTACATCAAGTGCGAGCCAGA GAACGTCCGCTGCGGATCGCTGCAATGCCAACACGGCAGCAAACAGCCGATAATCCCGGGGTTCGATCACTCGCACATCGTGATGTCGATCAGGGGCGAGGAATATCAGTGCAAGT CGTATAGGTCGACCACCGGGAAAGTCGACGGCTCAGACGTGCCCGGCATGGGGCTGGTTCGCGACGGTACATCCTGCGGAAATAACTCG GTGTGCGTGAACCAGAATTGTACGAACATTTTTCCGCTCACTAACAAAGAGAGGTGTCCCAGTAATCACAACAACAACGAGTGCTCGGGCAACGGC TACTGCACGAACATAAACACGTGCTACTGCCACGAGGGATGGGGCGGGTCAGACTGCTCCATACAAGAAGAGATCCCCACACCCATACCCGGCAACGGATCAGTTGGTAAAAATAGTACAAGTATTAAAATGGGGCCGAAAGAGACCCCCTACG AGAACTACCACGGCTCTAACACTGTATATTTAGTTCTTGTGCTCATGTCGGTGGTAGGGGGTGTTTTCGTAGTATTTACTCTGATGGCTCTCTGCTACAGGTCAGTCGTAGTACATAAAAACTACTCCCTCTGTCTCAG AAGGAAGAGCACCGTCCAGAAATACGAGCACCCGTACGTGAAGAAACCGCCGGCGAAAAACTACACCAGCGTCTCGAAGAACCACCATCCGGAACACGAGGTGCTGGACAGCGTCAACACGAACATCCTCAACTTCCACAGTATGCCTAAGTACAACAG CCGCACCGACAACCAGCGCGTGCTGTTTCTACCCCCGAATAACGTCGCCACCACAGACGGGCCAAGACTCAA GGAGCATAAGATGAGGAAGACCGTCATAAACGAGGACGACGGCAGTACGGGAGGAGAGGACGCTGTCTCTTTCATTGATCTGCAATCGGGCGCCAATCACTCGCATGGAGCGTCTCAGAAGGGAATCTTAAAGAAACCCACTGTTTGCG GAGGCACGGTGGTGAACTTGGAACGCACTCTGGACCGGTTGAACGGCTACCACGAGAACATTATGGAGGCGTTAAGGAACGCGAAGACCCGGCACGAGCTTGTTGGAACAAGTTCCACCGGTGGGAACCTGGTGAACGACGAGGTCTCGCACAAACCTCTGGAGCAATGCGTGTATCCGGATCCATGCCACAAGGATATGGACGGCCACGACATCGACAACCAGGACGAAGACGACGATGGGGAGGGAGAGGGTACCTGCGGTATACTACGCATCCGCAACATAGAGGATCTGATCAAGCAGCTGGAGCGTCACTCGTCCCGTCACATCAGTCACCTGAGCCCCTGTGGCTCCGAGGAGATGCGGATATCCGAGAGCGAGGCTGATCGTCACTACAGGATAGATTCGTCCGTTTGTAGCGAATCCTCCCAAGG AAGCAGAAGGTGTAGCCGCGCCCGCGACGATACCTACGGTCGGTGCCGTCAGCCGTCTTCTCGAAGTCCTTACGGCACCCACCAGCACACTCAACACTCCCACCAAATGCAAGTGGAGGAGGGTATCTATGAAACTGCCGACCCTGACAGAGGCTCAAATGCTAGGGGTGAAACGCCCGATAGTGAAAG CTTGGAAAGGGTTGCAGTTCTAAGTAGAGAGCGTGCACATACGTGGTACCGGTCCTTGGTGAGGTAA